Proteins encoded together in one Gammaproteobacteria bacterium window:
- a CDS encoding nitrate reductase gamma subunit, whose amino-acid sequence MTVLTVLYALLFYAAAAILVIGVLRRIVIYTRSPAPLRITTMPAPLTFGGVVLRMVREVFFFESLFKSTKWTWLFGWLFHICMAVVLLRHLRYFQHPVWKGVEFIQLFGKYAAFGMVVGLGGLLVRRLCVDRVRYISSPSDYLMLGLLIGIVLSGLSMTFLVHTDIVALKAFLLGLMCFAWQPLPTDTFLLLHLTLVAILMIVFPISKLLHAPGVFFSPTRNQVDDAREKMHVAAWTLDKT is encoded by the coding sequence ATGACAGTGCTTACGGTTTTGTACGCGCTGCTTTTCTACGCGGCGGCGGCAATCCTAGTAATCGGTGTGCTCCGCCGCATCGTAATTTACACTCGTTCTCCCGCACCGTTGCGGATTACCACCATGCCAGCTCCCCTTACGTTTGGTGGAGTAGTTTTACGCATGGTTCGGGAAGTTTTTTTCTTTGAAAGCTTGTTCAAATCTACTAAATGGACATGGCTATTTGGATGGCTATTTCATATTTGCATGGCGGTGGTATTGTTGCGTCACTTGCGCTACTTTCAGCATCCTGTGTGGAAAGGCGTCGAATTTATTCAGCTCTTTGGTAAATACGCCGCGTTTGGTATGGTAGTCGGGTTGGGTGGTTTATTGGTGCGGCGGTTATGTGTGGATCGGGTACGCTACATCTCTAGTCCTTCCGATTATCTTATGCTTGGTTTATTAATTGGCATTGTTTTATCCGGGTTGAGTATGACTTTTCTCGTCCATACTGATATTGTGGCACTCAAGGCATTCTTACTGGGCTTAATGTGTTTCGCATGGCAGCCTCTTCCCACAGATACTTTTTTGTTATTGCATCTGACCTTGGTCGCTATATTAATGATAGTTTTCCCCATTTCGAAACTGTTACATGCACCCGGGGTTTTCTTCAGTCCTACTCGTAACCAAGTGGATGATGCCCGTGAAAAAATGCATGTAGCGGCATGGACTCTGGATAAGACTTAG
- the cbiA gene encoding Cobyrinate a,c-diamide synthase, with product MAHLMISAAHKSSGKTTISLGLCAALRARNVKVVPFKKGPDYIDPLWLSLASGQPCYNLDFWTMTVEEIHESFSCHSAQSDIALVEGNKGLYDGMDLEGRDSNAALAKLLKTSIVLVIDTQGITRGIAPLVLGYQNFDREVHIAGIILNKVGGIRHETKLRKVLAHYTDVPVIGSVARDDRLTIVERHLGLVPSNENSSAFDLINQIGSLVADQVDLEVIQALAQSVSSPSSFSTIYPALQGPTVRIGIPRDAAFAFYYPDDLEALRQAGAELVFFDTLQDHLPDVDGLFIGGGFPEVQMDALETNVSLRVEISSAVENGMPVYAECGGLMYLARRIQWGDRSRLMVGALPVDVIMTNKPIGRGYIRLRETNDHPWPVNGPMVEVPGHEFHYSHLDNLEVNCNFAYQIKRGVGIDGFHDGLIYRNVLACYSHQRNTRANPWAASFVAFVKKNKKF from the coding sequence ATGGCCCACTTAATGATCTCCGCAGCACACAAATCATCAGGTAAGACCACCATTAGTTTGGGTCTATGCGCCGCGCTGCGTGCAAGAAACGTTAAAGTTGTCCCCTTCAAGAAAGGTCCTGATTATATTGATCCGTTATGGTTGAGTCTGGCAAGTGGCCAACCCTGCTATAACCTAGATTTTTGGACCATGACGGTTGAAGAAATTCATGAGAGTTTTTCCTGCCATAGCGCACAAAGCGATATTGCTCTGGTGGAGGGTAATAAGGGACTTTATGACGGAATGGACTTGGAAGGGCGCGACAGTAACGCCGCTTTGGCCAAATTGTTGAAAACTTCGATAGTATTAGTCATTGATACTCAAGGTATTACCCGTGGTATCGCTCCGCTGGTTCTTGGCTACCAAAATTTTGATCGTGAAGTACACATTGCGGGAATCATCCTCAATAAAGTGGGAGGAATTCGCCACGAAACTAAATTACGTAAAGTACTCGCGCACTATACTGATGTCCCGGTTATTGGATCTGTGGCCAGGGATGATCGATTAACCATCGTTGAACGCCATTTGGGATTAGTCCCCAGCAACGAAAACAGTTCTGCTTTTGATCTAATTAATCAAATTGGATCTTTAGTGGCTGACCAAGTAGACCTAGAAGTCATTCAAGCATTAGCACAAAGCGTCTCCTCACCTTCATCTTTTTCAACGATTTATCCTGCGTTACAAGGACCAACGGTGCGTATTGGCATTCCCAGGGATGCTGCCTTTGCCTTCTATTATCCAGATGATCTGGAAGCATTGCGCCAAGCGGGTGCTGAATTGGTATTTTTTGATACCTTACAAGATCATTTACCTGATGTGGATGGTTTATTTATCGGTGGTGGTTTTCCAGAAGTTCAAATGGACGCACTCGAAACTAATGTATCACTAAGAGTGGAAATCAGCTCTGCTGTGGAGAATGGCATGCCGGTCTATGCGGAATGCGGAGGCTTGATGTATCTTGCTCGACGTATTCAATGGGGTGATCGTTCGCGCTTGATGGTTGGTGCTTTACCCGTTGATGTTATTATGACTAATAAACCAATTGGTCGGGGTTATATTCGCCTGCGTGAAACCAACGATCATCCTTGGCCAGTAAACGGGCCAATGGTTGAGGTTCCCGGCCATGAGTTTCATTATTCTCACCTGGATAACCTTGAAGTTAATTGTAATTTTGCTTATCAAATCAAACGTGGCGTTGGCATTGATGGTTTTCATGATGGCCTTATTTATCGTAATGTCCTAGCCTGCTATTCTCATCAACGTAATACTCGCGCCAATCCATGGGCAGCAAGTTTCGTTGCCTTTGTAAAAAAGAATAAAAAATTCTAA
- the tusB gene encoding Protein TusB, whose amino-acid sequence MLHTVNKSPFERNTMKSCLAYAKPGSAVLLIEDGVYAALAGTTISDMVQQAMSQVSVYALGPDLDARGVGKRVIDGVKVIDYAGFVDLVVEHPNTQAWL is encoded by the coding sequence ATGCTGCATACGGTCAATAAGTCGCCGTTCGAACGCAATACCATGAAAAGCTGTTTAGCTTACGCCAAGCCCGGCAGCGCGGTTCTGCTTATAGAGGACGGGGTCTACGCTGCCTTAGCGGGTACCACGATCTCGGATATGGTCCAACAGGCTATGTCCCAGGTATCTGTCTATGCCTTAGGTCCCGATTTAGATGCTCGGGGCGTGGGAAAACGAGTCATTGATGGGGTTAAGGTCATCGACTATGCGGGATTTGTCGATTTGGTTGTTGAACATCCTAACACCCAAGCTTGGTTGTAA
- the tusE gene encoding sulfur transfer protein TusE — protein MATIEVNGKSVEVDEEGYLINLSDWSEDIAERFAGDDNAQLTPNHWEVITFLREYYNDYQIAPAVRVLTKAIGKKLGPEKGNSKYLYELFPYGPAKQACRYAGLPKPTGCI, from the coding sequence ATGGCAACTATCGAAGTTAATGGTAAATCAGTCGAAGTGGATGAAGAGGGCTATCTCATCAATCTAAGCGACTGGAGCGAAGATATCGCGGAACGTTTCGCAGGGGATGATAATGCGCAACTTACTCCGAATCATTGGGAAGTAATTACTTTCCTTCGTGAATATTATAATGATTACCAAATTGCTCCGGCGGTACGAGTACTGACCAAAGCTATCGGTAAAAAATTGGGGCCAGAAAAAGGTAACAGCAAATATCTTTATGAGTTGTTCCCTTATGGACCAGCTAAACAGGCTTGTCGTTATGCTGGGTTACCGAAACCCACAGGCTGTATTTAA
- the hmeD gene encoding Hdr-like menaquinol oxidoreductase iron-sulfur subunit 2 has protein sequence MADFDVPVLGDYPICPIPAIKPEAMKGLKPFVVNNPMHNTDLGFPGTLVDNWQEAAIAKMDDLLKKYRSFQVFLDSCVKCGSCTDKCHYFIGTADPRNMPVARQDLLRQVYRRYFTFAGKYFPKLVGAKDLTREVLDEWYSYYHQCSQCRRCSVYCPYGIDTAEISMAAREIMDSVGLGQKYTNEILGKNIKIGNNLGLPPAAIRNTLEGLEEDVADATGVTVRYPLDEKGAEVMLVTPSADFFAEPHIEGLIGYGKVFHQAGISWTLSSSASEAANFAMFIGSYANMKRAATRIREAALDLGVKRIVVGECGHAWRVAYSFWNTIIGPFDFLDSKYPVPQHICEFTYDLLRRGALNLDKSANDHRIVTFHDSCNVARASRMGGIPGGQYIIPRELIKASCNHFVDMSPETIHEQTYCCGGGGGLLTDDLMDLRIKGAYPRMQALRQVEKEHGVNYLAAICAICKSQFFKVLPYYKFDREMIGGVHQLISTAIQLGTKE, from the coding sequence GTGGCTGATTTTGATGTTCCAGTATTGGGTGATTATCCGATTTGTCCTATACCCGCGATTAAACCAGAGGCGATGAAAGGCCTCAAACCATTTGTTGTTAACAATCCCATGCATAACACCGATCTCGGTTTTCCCGGGACCTTGGTGGATAATTGGCAGGAAGCAGCCATTGCAAAAATGGATGATCTTTTAAAAAAGTATCGTTCATTTCAGGTATTTTTAGATTCTTGTGTAAAGTGTGGATCCTGTACGGATAAGTGTCATTATTTCATTGGAACCGCTGATCCGCGCAACATGCCGGTAGCACGTCAGGATCTATTACGTCAAGTATATCGTCGTTATTTTACCTTTGCGGGCAAATATTTTCCCAAATTAGTCGGTGCGAAGGATTTGACACGCGAGGTTCTAGACGAGTGGTATAGCTATTATCACCAGTGCTCGCAATGTCGGCGCTGCTCGGTCTATTGTCCTTATGGAATCGATACTGCCGAAATATCAATGGCGGCGCGTGAAATTATGGATTCCGTTGGACTGGGCCAAAAATACACTAATGAGATTCTCGGCAAGAATATAAAAATTGGCAACAATCTAGGTTTACCCCCTGCAGCTATTCGTAATACCTTAGAAGGTCTTGAGGAAGATGTTGCGGATGCAACCGGTGTTACGGTTCGTTACCCCTTAGACGAAAAGGGGGCAGAGGTCATGTTGGTTACTCCCTCAGCTGATTTCTTTGCAGAACCGCATATTGAGGGTCTTATTGGTTACGGTAAAGTATTCCATCAAGCAGGAATTTCTTGGACATTGTCTTCCAGCGCATCGGAAGCAGCCAATTTTGCTATGTTCATTGGTTCCTATGCCAATATGAAAAGGGCTGCTACCCGTATTCGTGAAGCTGCGCTGGATCTTGGAGTGAAACGAATTGTAGTCGGCGAGTGTGGACATGCTTGGCGTGTGGCTTACAGCTTTTGGAATACCATTATTGGTCCTTTTGATTTTCTCGATTCTAAGTATCCGGTACCTCAGCACATCTGTGAATTTACTTATGATCTATTGAGACGTGGAGCATTAAATCTGGACAAATCGGCCAATGATCATCGAATAGTAACTTTTCATGATTCCTGTAACGTTGCGCGGGCTTCGCGTATGGGTGGTATTCCTGGTGGGCAATATATTATTCCCCGGGAACTAATCAAGGCAAGTTGTAATCATTTCGTGGATATGTCTCCAGAAACAATTCACGAACAGACTTATTGTTGCGGTGGTGGCGGTGGTTTGCTCACTGATGATTTGATGGATCTGCGCATCAAGGGAGCCTATCCTAGAATGCAGGCTTTACGTCAGGTGGAAAAAGAGCACGGTGTGAATTACCTTGCCGCAATCTGCGCCATTTGTAAGAGTCAATTCTTTAAGGTACTGCCGTATTACAAGTTTGACCGTGAGATGATTGGCGGTGTGCATCAGTTGATCAGTACCGCTATTCAACTCGGGACCAAGGAATAG
- a CDS encoding fluoride exporter — translation MKNKWLKLVLVIVFNFWTCAALSQDVITPIIPASDKIHSDSTAPVKNRYFPEIFAITTVASILSTINPTISAIIIGGGLGSLSRYTVSQGVSHWVDGSFHGTMAVNIIASFIFGTITGWVARGDSGIANTAWLDLMTTGFLGGFSTFSTFAKDTVEIAREEGILFSALYTGFSVGVSVVAILAGEFVGTLLLP, via the coding sequence ATGAAAAATAAATGGTTAAAATTGGTCTTAGTGATAGTGTTTAATTTTTGGACATGCGCGGCATTATCTCAAGATGTTATTACACCAATAATTCCTGCTTCTGACAAAATTCATTCCGATTCCACTGCTCCCGTAAAAAATCGTTATTTTCCAGAAATTTTTGCCATTACAACGGTTGCTTCAATATTATCTACCATCAATCCTACAATTTCGGCAATTATTATTGGTGGTGGTCTAGGCTCATTGAGTCGTTATACTGTATCACAAGGGGTTAGTCATTGGGTTGATGGCTCTTTTCATGGCACAATGGCGGTCAACATAATTGCTTCTTTTATTTTTGGAACGATAACGGGTTGGGTTGCGCGTGGCGATTCTGGGATAGCTAATACTGCCTGGCTGGATTTAATGACAACGGGTTTTCTTGGTGGTTTTAGTACATTTTCGACTTTTGCTAAAGATACGGTAGAAATTGCTCGCGAGGAAGGAATTCTATTTTCGGCTCTTTATACTGGATTTTCCGTGGGTGTATCGGTTGTGGCGATATTAGCTGGTGAATTTGTAGGAACTCTACTATTACCATAA
- a CDS encoding hypothetical protein (Evidence 5 : Unknown function) — MQLPLSELRTEESFVGESCTSLQRSPMFWTQAGKSSFILLKPSAFSRGVIYRYAHGWLAGRMAGVVA; from the coding sequence TTGCAACTGCCGCTTTCAGAGCTACGAACTGAGGAATCATTCGTAGGTGAATCTTGTACTTCGTTGCAACGTAGTCCGATGTTTTGGACTCAAGCTGGTAAATCAAGCTTTATTTTATTAAAGCCCTCGGCTTTTAGCCGTGGGGTGATTTACCGCTATGCTCACGGCTGGTTGGCCGGCAGAATGGCCGGCGTGGTAGCGTGA
- the hmeA gene encoding Hdr-like menaquinol oxidoreductase iron-sulfur subunit 1: protein MKNELTDQGRRGFLGTATTTVVGLAAVPGLSLVAFARSPDVPVDDKSRWGILIDANKCKSDCTACVTACNTENGLTGHGRPTSDAQWLRKVQLKDKSTGRILSLPVGCQHCEKPPCVDVCPTGASFKRADGIVLVDKHICIGCRYCMMACPYKARSFGHEEKHDQNPHSPRGKGTVEACTLCVHRVDAGQLPSCVDACQKIGHQAMIFGDLKDPNSDIAKRLANESSRQLREVLNLNTAVRYHGM from the coding sequence ATGAAGAATGAACTTACTGACCAAGGCCGGCGTGGCTTTCTTGGTACTGCGACGACCACTGTGGTTGGCCTCGCTGCCGTTCCCGGCCTTTCCCTGGTGGCTTTTGCCCGTTCTCCAGATGTCCCCGTAGATGATAAGTCGCGGTGGGGTATATTAATTGATGCGAATAAATGCAAGTCGGACTGTACAGCTTGCGTCACTGCCTGCAACACTGAAAATGGTCTTACGGGTCACGGTCGTCCTACTAGTGATGCGCAGTGGCTACGTAAGGTTCAATTAAAAGATAAGTCTACGGGGCGGATTTTATCTTTACCCGTGGGCTGTCAACATTGTGAAAAACCACCTTGCGTAGATGTTTGTCCGACGGGTGCATCTTTCAAACGAGCCGATGGCATTGTTTTGGTCGATAAGCATATTTGTATTGGTTGTCGATATTGCATGATGGCTTGCCCCTATAAAGCTCGTTCCTTTGGTCACGAGGAGAAGCATGATCAGAATCCACACTCCCCACGAGGCAAGGGAACTGTTGAGGCGTGTACTCTATGCGTCCATCGCGTTGATGCTGGTCAACTACCATCCTGTGTAGATGCCTGTCAAAAAATAGGACACCAGGCGATGATTTTTGGGGATCTTAAAGACCCTAACAGTGATATTGCTAAACGTCTTGCCAATGAGTCGAGCCGGCAATTACGCGAGGTTTTGAATTTAAATACCGCTGTTCGTTATCATGGGATGTAG
- a CDS encoding NADPH-dependent glutamate synthase beta subunit-like oxidoreductase, protein MAITKEEMGSQIKNFTFRRFKDGDSQWHRMTDRIFIGDKSHKCPTYVHRTPPCQGSCPAGEDIRGWLDIVRGLEKPPKGMTMQEYAFRRSTNANPFPSVMGRVCPAPCEDGCNRNQLEDHVGINSVEQYIGDAALKAGFKFTAGPDTGKRVAIVGGGPAGLAAAYQLRRRGHACTIFDEHSQLGGMMMWGIPGYRMPRDILMGEINRIVEMGVDVRLNTRVGSDIPLADVERDYDAILLAIGAQSGQALPIPGSDAPNCLSGVAFLDAFNDGRLKAVTGRVIVIGGGDTSVDVATVARRLGRITAIHEKDRPEHIIINQTAHDVIETAARQGADVLLLSRSPIHKMNAAKHEVEDALREGVEIQGSVGPIEVIKGPDGRATHLRVHRLTEKTKTPIPNTEMDLECDIIVAAIGQGGNLAGMESFNNGRGLINTDRHFQIPNRRGYFAVGDIVKPHLLTTVIGQATVAVESIEKYLAGTDLGKRPKVDVRHFDLMTKLQEAGLQPDEYNHEQVWGTSESKFAVHNYEDRATQEIVSADMLFLGHFKYTERNKRGYHNVDSTNVIGNFMERMIPLTEPLVVEEAKRCMSCGMCFECDNCVIFCPQEAVKKTPKNQSTTGRYVYTDYARCIGCHICAEVCPTGYIQMGMGE, encoded by the coding sequence ATGGCAATAACGAAAGAAGAAATGGGCAGTCAAATCAAGAATTTTACCTTCCGTCGTTTCAAAGATGGCGATAGCCAATGGCACCGCATGACCGATCGCATCTTTATTGGCGATAAGTCGCACAAGTGTCCCACTTATGTCCATCGGACTCCACCGTGCCAGGGTAGCTGCCCCGCCGGAGAGGATATCCGCGGTTGGCTTGACATTGTACGTGGGCTTGAAAAGCCGCCCAAGGGCATGACCATGCAGGAATATGCCTTTCGTCGTTCAACCAATGCCAATCCGTTTCCTTCCGTGATGGGACGGGTTTGCCCTGCTCCATGCGAGGATGGATGTAACCGCAATCAACTTGAAGACCACGTTGGCATTAATTCTGTTGAACAGTATATCGGTGATGCTGCTCTGAAGGCGGGTTTCAAATTTACTGCCGGTCCTGATACGGGTAAGCGTGTCGCTATCGTCGGTGGTGGTCCGGCTGGATTGGCAGCGGCCTATCAGCTTCGTCGTCGTGGCCACGCCTGTACGATTTTTGATGAACACTCCCAGTTGGGTGGGATGATGATGTGGGGTATCCCGGGTTACCGAATGCCCCGCGATATTCTTATGGGTGAAATCAATCGCATTGTCGAAATGGGTGTGGATGTTCGTCTTAATACGCGGGTGGGGAGTGATATCCCGTTGGCTGATGTGGAGCGCGATTACGACGCCATTTTGTTAGCCATCGGTGCGCAGAGTGGTCAAGCTCTGCCAATTCCTGGATCAGACGCACCTAACTGCCTAAGTGGAGTTGCTTTTCTGGATGCGTTTAATGATGGACGCTTGAAAGCGGTAACCGGTCGGGTGATCGTGATTGGCGGTGGTGATACTTCCGTCGACGTTGCGACCGTGGCCCGTCGTCTAGGACGCATTACGGCAATCCACGAAAAGGATCGTCCTGAGCATATCATCATCAATCAGACCGCACACGATGTCATTGAAACTGCTGCTCGTCAGGGTGCAGATGTCCTGCTTCTTTCGCGTTCACCAATTCATAAGATGAATGCTGCCAAGCATGAGGTCGAGGACGCTCTGCGTGAGGGCGTGGAAATCCAGGGTAGCGTCGGGCCAATCGAGGTAATTAAGGGGCCGGATGGTCGTGCCACGCATTTGCGGGTTCATCGGTTGACAGAGAAAACTAAGACACCTATTCCAAATACTGAAATGGATTTGGAATGTGACATTATCGTCGCCGCCATCGGTCAGGGGGGAAATCTTGCGGGGATGGAATCCTTTAATAACGGTCGTGGACTCATTAATACCGACCGTCATTTTCAAATACCGAATCGGCGTGGTTATTTTGCAGTTGGCGATATTGTCAAGCCTCATTTGCTTACTACGGTTATTGGTCAAGCCACGGTGGCAGTGGAATCCATCGAAAAGTATTTAGCTGGTACCGATCTGGGCAAGCGCCCCAAGGTGGACGTGCGCCACTTCGACCTCATGACCAAACTTCAAGAAGCGGGTTTACAACCCGATGAGTATAATCATGAGCAGGTATGGGGAACTTCGGAGTCTAAATTTGCGGTTCATAACTACGAGGACCGTGCAACACAGGAAATTGTTTCGGCGGATATGTTATTTCTTGGACATTTCAAGTACACGGAACGTAATAAGCGCGGCTACCATAACGTAGACAGTACTAACGTTATCGGTAATTTCATGGAGCGCATGATTCCTCTCACCGAACCATTGGTGGTGGAAGAGGCCAAACGCTGTATGAGTTGTGGCATGTGTTTTGAGTGTGATAACTGTGTGATCTTTTGCCCGCAGGAAGCAGTTAAGAAGACACCCAAGAATCAATCGACAACTGGCCGTTATGTCTACACTGATTATGCTCGATGCATCGGTTGTCATATTTGTGCTGAAGTTTGTCCTACCGGGTACATCCAGATGGGAATGGGCGAGTGA
- a CDS encoding Hdr-like menaquinol oxidoreductase cytochrome c subunit, protein MVGKSMLNTRSWGFGLLMAVVLLIITPLSEAYQVPIPTPPKGRGGQCVEDTQFMRRNHMNLIFHKRDLTMRQGIRTPTHSLKECIGCHAGQRPDGTYIPANDEGQFCQSCHSYVGAQPDCFECHATTPAILPANQP, encoded by the coding sequence ATGGTAGGAAAAAGTATGTTGAATACTCGTTCATGGGGGTTTGGATTGTTGATGGCGGTGGTATTGTTAATCATTACTCCGTTGTCTGAAGCCTACCAGGTGCCTATTCCTACGCCTCCTAAGGGTCGTGGTGGTCAGTGTGTGGAGGATACTCAGTTCATGAGGCGCAACCACATGAATCTGATCTTTCATAAACGCGATTTGACCATGCGCCAGGGAATTCGTACTCCTACTCATAGTCTCAAGGAGTGTATCGGGTGCCATGCTGGGCAGCGGCCGGATGGTACTTATATTCCGGCCAATGATGAGGGACAGTTTTGCCAGAGTTGCCATAGTTATGTCGGTGCCCAGCCAGATTGTTTTGAATGTCACGCTACCACGCCGGCCATTCTGCCGGCCAACCAGCCGTGA
- a CDS encoding dimethyl sulfoxide reductase membrane subunit: MKNIYFREMKETGQTYWLVQGLLSILILLALAAAHHMETEGHWVTGMNNQVVWGLPHVFAVFLIVTASGELNLASIASVFGKAPYKPLARLSALVAIAHLVGGLMVLVLDLGRPDRLIVAMTSYNLKSIFTWNILLYNGFIVLAVIYLWTMMERRFNPYTKFAGLGVFVWRIILTTGTGSIFGFLVSRDAYNAAIMAPMFIIMSFSYGTAIYLMTLETLAYWGKRPIGEELITRLKNLLGIFTAASFYFFLAYHLTNLYGAQRQGVEYFLLGGDSLYSKIFWIGQVFIGTIVPLALLYSQLARSRLVIYGACILVVLGGLSQMYITIIGGQAYPITIFQGYEVSSSFFDGQVATYIPTVYEAMLGIGGFAIAAFMVIMVTRMLPFIPSSLADADVDERLIAKEH, translated from the coding sequence ATGAAAAATATTTATTTTCGTGAAATGAAAGAAACGGGCCAGACTTACTGGTTAGTACAAGGATTACTGAGTATTTTAATTTTGTTGGCGCTTGCTGCAGCTCACCATATGGAGACAGAAGGCCATTGGGTCACAGGAATGAATAACCAGGTTGTGTGGGGACTGCCTCATGTCTTTGCTGTATTTTTAATTGTTACTGCTTCTGGAGAATTAAATCTGGCATCCATTGCCTCGGTTTTTGGTAAGGCTCCCTATAAACCATTGGCGCGTCTTTCCGCTTTAGTGGCCATTGCTCATCTGGTTGGTGGCTTAATGGTCCTGGTTTTGGATCTGGGTCGACCTGATCGCCTTATCGTAGCAATGACAAGTTATAACCTAAAGTCTATATTTACTTGGAATATTTTACTTTATAACGGATTTATCGTCTTAGCGGTAATTTATTTATGGACGATGATGGAGCGTCGTTTCAATCCTTATACAAAATTTGCAGGTCTTGGTGTATTTGTCTGGCGAATCATCCTTACCACCGGAACTGGTTCTATCTTCGGTTTTCTGGTTTCTCGTGATGCCTACAATGCGGCCATAATGGCACCAATGTTCATCATTATGTCATTCTCGTATGGAACCGCTATTTATCTCATGACACTTGAAACCCTTGCTTACTGGGGGAAGAGGCCAATTGGTGAGGAACTGATTACGCGTCTCAAAAATCTTTTAGGTATTTTCACAGCGGCGTCTTTCTATTTTTTCCTCGCTTATCATCTGACCAATTTATATGGAGCACAACGCCAAGGGGTTGAATATTTTTTATTAGGAGGAGATAGCCTCTATTCAAAAATCTTTTGGATTGGACAAGTTTTCATCGGTACGATAGTTCCATTGGCCTTGCTCTATAGTCAGCTTGCTCGCTCTCGATTAGTTATCTATGGAGCTTGCATACTGGTGGTTCTTGGTGGACTTTCCCAGATGTACATCACTATTATCGGTGGTCAGGCCTACCCAATTACCATCTTCCAAGGCTACGAAGTAAGCAGTAGCTTCTTTGATGGCCAAGTGGCAACCTATATCCCGACAGTTTACGAGGCCATGCTGGGAATTGGCGGTTTCGCTATCGCTGCCTTTATGGTGATTATGGTTACTCGTATGTTGCCATTTATTCCAAGTAGTTTGGCGGATGCGGACGTTGACGAACGTTTGATTGCTAAGGAACATTAA